Proteins encoded together in one Impatiens glandulifera chromosome 1, dImpGla2.1, whole genome shotgun sequence window:
- the LOC124919225 gene encoding putative calcium-transporting ATPase 11, plasma membrane-type, with protein sequence MEKLLLKDFDIPSKNPSEEALNRWRSAVTIVKNRRRRFRGIADLVKRGLAKEKIQKIQEQLRILIVVQKAALILIEGGGVGKELSDEAREAGFKIHPNELASFVRSHNIKQLKSLGGVEGIASRINVSFDEGVKQTDIAIRQNVYGVNKYAEAPSKGFWTFVWDALHDITLIILMVCAVVSIGVGLATEGWPSGMYDGVGILLSIFLVVFVTAISDYRQSLQFKDLDKEKKNIIVQVTRDGYRQKVSIFDLVVGDVVHLSIGDQVPADGIFISGYSLLIDESSLSGESEPVNIDKTKPFLLGGTKVQDGSGKMLITTVGMRTEWGKLMETLSEGGEDETPLQVKLNGVATVIGKIGLGFAVLTFVVLLIRFLVTKAINGEFTQWSSSDALQLLNYFATAVTIIVVAVPEGLPLAVTLSLAFAMKKLMSERALVRHLAACETMGSATCICTDKTGTLTTNQMVVTKIWLCENEKEVKDDENQENISGNVAELLLQAIFQNTGSEIVKGKDGKESILGTPTESALLGYGLKMGGDFFAQRREISILKVEPFNSVKKTMSVLVALPNGSQRAYVKGASEIILKMCDKMVIGDGEVISMSNEQEMFVTDVINRFASEALRTLCLAYKDVNDDDINDGPIPDCEYTLIALVGIKDPVRPGVKDAVKSCLDAGISVRMVTGDNINTAKAIAKECGILTDGGLAIEGPDFRNKSPAELREIIPKIQVMARSLPLDKHMLVTNLRGMFREVVAVTGDGTNDAPALHESDIGLAMGIAGTEVAKENADVIILDDNFKTIVNVAKWGRAVYLNIQKFVQFQLTVNVVALVLNFASACITGSAPLTAVQLLWVNLIMDTLGALALATEPPHDGLMQRPPVGRGESFITKIMWRNILGQSAYQLIVLGLLTFDGKNILRLKGSDSTAILNTFIFNTFVFCQVFNEINSRDMEKINVFKGLFSSSVFLIVIAATVAFQAIIVEFLGTFASTVQLSWQLWLLSIIIGAIGLPISVVLKCIPVQNSSSPKHHDGYDLIPGEA encoded by the exons GAACAATTGCGTATTCTAATCGTGGTTCAGAAAGCAGCTCTCATTTTGATTGAAG GTGGAGGTGTGGGGAAGGAGCTATCTGATGAAGCTAGAGAAGCAGGCTTCAAGATCCACCCAAACGAACTCGCATCTTTTGTGCGTTCCCACAACATTAAACAACTAAAATCGCTTGGGGGAGTTGAGGGTATAGCCTCGAGAATCAATGTCTCATTTGATGAAGGCGTTAAGCAAACTGATATTGCCATCAGACAAAATGTTTATGGAGTGAATAAATATGCAGAGGCTCCTTCAAAAGGTTTTTGGACATTTGTTTGGGATGCACTTCATGATATAACACTTATAATCCTTATGGTATGTGCTGTTGTTTCGATTGGTGTCGGTTTAGCCACAGAAGGCTGGCCTAGTGGCATGTATGATGGAGTTGGAATCCTCCTTAGTATATTCTTGGTTGTGTTCGTCACTGCTATTAGTGATTACAGACAATCATTGCAGTTTAAGGATTTAGATaaggagaagaagaatattATTGTTCAAGTCACCCGAGATGGGTATAGGCAAAAAGTGTCCATTTTTGATTTGGTGGTTGGTGATGTTGTGCATTTATCGATAGGTGATCAAGTTCCTGCTGATGGGATATTCATATCGGGGTATAGTTTGTTGATCGATGAATCAAGCTTGTCGGGTGAAAGTGAACCTGTTAATATAGACAAGACGAAACCTTTCCTTCTTGGTGGGACTAAAGTGCAGGATGGTTCGGGTAAAATGTTGATTACAACTGTCGGTATGAGGACCGAATGGGGTAAGTTGATGGAAACCTTGAGTGAAGGAGGTGAAGACGAGACCCCATTGCAGGTGAAGCTAAATGGTGTTGCTACTGTTATTGGGAAGATCGGTTTGGGTTTTGCTGTTTTAACGTTTGTAGTTCTCTTGATAAGGTTTCTAGTGACTAAAGCTATCAATGGTGAATTCACTCAATGGTCTTCTTCGGATGCGCTCCAGCTTTTAAACTATTTCGCTACTGCTGTTACTATAATCGTGGTTGCAGTTCCTGAGGGGCTGCCACTTGCTGTTACACTTAGTCTGGCTTTTGCTATGAAGAAGTTGATGAGCGAAAGGGCCCTCGTTAGACATCTGGCTGCTTGCGAGACTATGGGTTCGGCTACATGCATTTGCACGGATAAAACAGGTACTTTAACCACGAACCAGATGGTGGTTACGAAGATATGGTTATGTGAAAACGAGAAAGAAGTTAAGGATGATGAAAACCAAGAAAATATATCTGGAAACGTTGCGGAGTTGCTATTGCAGGCGATATTTCAGAACACGGGATCGGAGATTGTGAAAGGGAAAGATGGGAAGGAATCAATTTTAGGGACACCCACTGAATCAGCTTTACTTGGGTATGGTTTGAAAATGGGCGGGGATTTCTTTGCTCAGCGGCGGGAAATTAGTATCTTGAAAGTTGAACCGTTTAATTCGGTTAAGAAGACAATGTCTGTTCTTGTGGCGCTTCCAAACGGGTCTCAGAGAGCGTATGTTAAAGGTGCGTCCgagattattttgaaaatgtgtgATAAGATGGTTATCGGAGATGGGGAAGTTATTAGTATGTCGAATGAACAGGAAATGTTTGTTACCGATGTTATTAATAGATTTGCGTCTGAAGCACTTAGAACTCTTTGTTTGGCTTATAAAGatgttaatgatgatgatattaaCGATGGTCCAATTCCGGATTGTGAGTATACATTGATAGCGCTTGTTGGGATTAAGGATCCTGTTCGACCGGGTGTTAAGGATGCGGTTAAGAGTTGTTTGGATGCTGGGATAAGTGTTCGAATGGTCACTGGAGATAATATAAACACGGCTAAAGCCATTGCTAAAGAATGTGGAATACTTACCGATGGTGGTTTGGCTATAGAAGGGCCTGATTTTCGCAATAAATCTCCTGCAGAACTGAGGGAAATCATTCCCAAAATTCAG GTTATGGCTCGATCGCTTCCTTTGGACAAACACATGCTGGTGACCAACCTGAGGGGTATGTTTAGAGAGGTTGTCGCGGTTACTGGCGATGGAACAAACGATGCTCCTGCTTTACATGAATCTGATATTGGGCTTGCTATGGGTATTGCTGGAACagag GTTGCCAAAGAAAATGCTGATGTGATCATATTGGATGACAATTTCAAGACTATAGTAAATGTGGCGAAATGGGGACGGGCTGTGTACTTAAACATTCAGAAATTCGTGCAGTTTCAGTTAACAGTCAATGTCGTTGCTCTTGTGCTGAATTTCGCATCCGCGTGTATCACAG GATCTGCACCACTTACTGCTGTTCAATTGCTGTGGGTAAACTTAATAATGGACACTCTTGGAGCATTAGCACTGGCTACTGAACCACCACATGATGGGCTGATGCAAAGGCCTCCTGTTGGGAGAGGAGAAAGTTTTATAACCAAGATCATGTGGAGGAATATTCTCGGTCAGAGTGCTTACCAATTGATTGTGTTAGGACTTCTCACTTTCGACGGAAAGAATATTCTCCGGCTAAAAGGCTCCGATTCTACAGCTATTCTCAACACCTTCATTTTCAACACCTTCGTCTTCTGCCAG GTATTTAACGAGATAAACAGTCGAGACATggagaaaataaatgttttcaaGGGTCTTTTCAGCAGCTCTGTCTTCTTGATCGTCATAGCTGCAACGGTAGCATTCCAAGCCATCATAGTAGAATTCCTTGGGACATTTGCCAGCACGGTTCAATTAAGTTGGCAGTTATGGCTTCTAAGCATCATAATTGGTGCAATAGGTCTGCCAATATCCGTCGTCTTAAAGTGCATACCAGTTCAAAATTCGTCATCGCCTAAGCACCATGACGGTTATGATCTAATTCCCGGTGAAGCCTAA